The DNA segment CGCTTCGTTATTTAAGAAATCATCGACTTTTGAAGTGGTACGGTTATACGCTACCACTTTAAAACCGTGATCGTTCATATTTAAAATTAGGTTTTGTCCCATTACGGCTAAGCCAATAACACCAATATCACCTTTCATTTTTGCTCCTCGTTTTGTTTGAAGTTTAAATTTGTTTCCCTTTAAGCAGTATGATCCTTATCAAAATTTGCAAATTTTTGTAATAATGTGACCGCTTGTTTAATTCTTTTGTAGGGGAGGATTAGGCATAGCCGTATATCCTCCCACTTTTGTAAATTTACTAATTAACGGAAGGATATTTCACTCGCTCTGCGAGTTCAATCCTCCCCTACAATTATTTAAAAACCTGTGAATGTGTACCAATACGAGAAAGATACAAATAATCATCATCAATTTTGTAAATCAATACTAAATCGTTAAAAATATGACAATCTCTAAAACCATCCATATTACCACTTAATGCGTGATCTCTATATTCTACTGGTAAGGGATAAGAATGTTGTAATAGATACATTACCTCAATAAATTCAGGTGTTAAACATTTTTTAGCACCCAATTTTTTGAAATCACGTTGAAAATCTTTTGTCATTACTGTTTTTAACGGCTTTCTATTTTTCAAAATTTAGCCCTTACATTGTCTCAATAATGCGTCTGTCAAAGTTTCATCATCTCTAACATCAACCATTTCGAAATCGCCATTTTCAATATCTTGTATTGATCTTAACGTTCTCGCATTCGGTTGATGATAATCCAAATTTACAGGAATGGTTTTAGTATGAGCGATTTCATTTAAAAACATATTCATTACCTGTGAAGGTGTTAAGCCATATTGTGCAATCACATCAAACGCTTGGTTTTTTATACTTTCAGGTACTCTAAAACTAAATGCTGAATTATTTACTGTTGCCATTTTTTTATTCCCTTTTGTATTTCAATGTAATACATCAATATTAGATCAAAAAGTATTTCAATGCAATACAATTATTTTAACTTTAGTAATTCAATTTTATTAAAATTTGTAAATTATAAGAAAAATATTACCATCCATTTGAGTTTTATTAAAAAATAATTTTCTTATCTATCAATTGAGTTTTATTTTCTTGATACCAATTAACATATTTTAATAGTTTAGTTCTTTGATCAATTTTATAAAATAAAAAGATTTCAGGAATAGCAATAAAAAGTATATATGGAATCAAAAATTCTGTACTGTTAAAAGTTAATTTAGAATAATAAAGAATAGATACACATATTCCTATAAAAATCAGGTAGTAAATTAAAAGAAAAACAAAACCAATTGCAGAATAAACATAAATACTATACCTTTTCTTTTCTATATCTTTATAATTTTTATCTAAAAATCCAAATTTATATAAAAAATTCAGTCTATTAAAATCATTCAAACCAATTTTTTTATTTTCTAAACAATTACATATTCTATCAAAATCAACACCTTTAAAATACGAAACCCTTTCACAAGCTAAGTCTTTAATAATTTGTGGTTTCTGCTTCAAATCATCTAACTCACAATTCAATTTGATAAGCTGTTCATAATCTTGAATAGCTAAAAGTAATTTTTCTTTTTTTTGAAAATCAATATATTTTTTCAAATAGCATATTGTTAATAAAGCAACAACGGTAACCGCTATAATAAAAGCATTTTGACCTAACCCTAATAAAATGACTTTAACTAATTCATTCATAACAACAACTCCCCCGCCTCTTTATCCAAATACCACTCTGTATTTCCATTACTTGCTTTAATTCTAGCCGCTGGATAGCTTTGTGCTTTTGGATCATTTGCAAAAATTTGTTTGATTATAACCGCTTTACTTTGTCCTGTTACAAGGTAAGTAACTCGTTTTGCTTTTTCAATCAATTTTGCTGTTTTTGAAATGCGTAATTGTTTTGTTTCAGGGTGTTCTGCAATTATTACTAAACGCTCATCATCAAAATCAGTTTGATTTGGGAATAATGAAGCCGTATGTCCGTCTGTTCCCATTCCTAAAATAATCCAATCAAATTTTTGGTTTGGTACGCAATCTTTGATCTCTTGTTCAAAGCGGATTAACTCAGCTTGAACTTCTTGTTCCCCCTGAATACGATGAATATTTTCAGTAGGAATATCAATATGATCAAATAATAACGCCTGTACTTCGCCATAATTACTTTCAGGATCAGTTGGTTCAACCATTCGCTCATCACCCCACCAAAAATGTAAATTTTTCCAATTTATTGCAGTGTTATAAGGCGGTTGAGCGAGTATTTTAAACAATAATTTTGGCGTACTTCCACCTGAAAGCGAGATATGAACAGGCTCGCCTTGTTCACTGTATGCTTTAAATTCTTGTGCGATCTTTTCTACCGCTTGCTGGGCTGAATCAAAAATAATTTTATTCATTACTGTTATACCTTTTTCTTCATTTTACCTGATGGACGACGCCATACTTTGCCTTCTTTGGCAATTAAACGATCCGCTTCTTTTGGTCCCCAAGTACCTGCTTCGTAATCGTAAACTCGTCCTCCTGCTTTTTTATAAGCTAAGATTGGCTCAACGAATTTCCAACATGCGTGAACAGCATCGGTACGTGCGAATAAGGTTGCATCACCTTTCATTGCATCTAATAGTAAACGTTCATAAGCGGTTAAAAGATTTGGCGAGGCTAAGTCAGCATATCTGAAATCCATTGAAACTTCTTTTGACTCAAACCCTGAACCCGGTTTTTTCAAACCAAAACGCATTGAAACACCTTCATCTGGTTGAATGCGAATAATCAATTTATTATCGGGTGCGTTTTGACTAAACACTGGGTGAGGGGTCGTTTTAAAGTGAATAACGACCTCTGTTACCCGTGCTGGTAACATTTTTCCTGAACGAACATAGAAAGGGACGCCTGCCCAACGCCAGTTATCAATTTCACAGCGTAATGCCATATAGGTTTCTGTATTTGAATCTGCAGGAACACCTTTTTCTTCCAAGTAGCCTTTTACTTGCTTGCCGTTAATTTCTGCTCGAGTATATTGCCCTAAAACTAAATTATGCTTCACGGCTTCTTCACTTAATGGGTGTAAACAATGTAATACTTTTGCGACTTCATCACGCATTGAGTTTGCGTTAATAATTGCTGGAGGTTCCATTGCAACCATTGCTAATACTTGTAATAAATGGTTTTGGAACATATCTCGCATTGCACCTGAGCCATCATAATAGCCACCACGATCACCCACGCCAATAGTTTCAGCCCCTGTGATTTCAATATAATCAATAAAATTTCTGTTCCAAAGCGGTTCAAATAAGCCATTTGAGAAACGTAATACTAATAAATTTTGGACGGTTTCTTTGCCTAAATAGTGATCGATACGATAAATTTGATGTTCTTCAAAATAATGATGAATTTGAATATCTAATTCTTTTGCAGTATGAATATCATAACCAAAAGGCTTTTCAACAATTAAACGTTTCCAACCATTCTGTTCGGTATTTAAACCGTGAGCAGCGAGACATTCGGGAATAATGCCATATAAACTTGGCGGAGTTGAAAGATAATAAAGGGTATTTCCTTCCGTTTGATAACGCTGATGAAGATCATCCAAACGAGGAATAAGTTTACCATAATCTATCACATCAGAAGTATTAACCGATTGATAATAAAGATGTTTGCAAAAATTATCTAACATCTCACCGCTTGTATGCCCTGCCTCAATTAATGCACCATACATTTTTTCTCGAAATGTTTCATCACAAAAGTCACTACGTGCTACCCCTAAAACAGAAAAGTTTTCTGTTAACTGCCCGACTTTATATAAATCATAAAGTGCTGGTATCAATTTACGGTAGGTTAAATCTCCTGATGCACCAAAGATTACAATACAATTATTATCTGCTTTCATTATTTACCTCGACTATGTTTATTTTCAGCTACTATGACATACTTTTATAAAAATGATTAGTTGATATTAACTATTAAACTGATACATTTTTTGCCAATTTATTTTTTTATTTCCCACCATTAAAAAGGGAGGATTAATAAGGGTTTCCCGTTGATTATAGGTTAAAGGTTCAAAATTAAGATTATAAATTTCACCGCCAACTTCAGAAAGGATAACCTCTGCCGCTGCGGTGTCCCATTCTCCTGTTTTACCAAAACTTATATAACAATCTGCTTTTCCTTCTGCAACCAATCCTGCTTTTAAACTGCTAGAACCACAGCGTAAAAATTCAAAAGGATGTTGAATGCTATTTTTTATTTTGGTGTGTTTTCCACTTCCTACAGCAATAATTAAGCGGTCAGATCTTTCCAACTTTTTGCAATTTTTTTCTAAACGATGAGCTTCACCTTTTTCAATTAAAAAAGCCCCTTGATTTTCCATTGCATAATAGGTTTTATCCAAAATAGGGGCGTGAATAATCCCTAAAACAGGTTTATTGTGACGCACTAATGCTATCATTATCGAAAAATGGTCTGTTCTATCAATAAATTGTTGTGTGCCATCGAGAGGATCGACTATCCAATATTCATTCCATTTTTCACGTTCAGAAAGGGGATATTGACAATTTTCTTCAGATAAGATGGGAATATTTGGGGTAAGTTTGGATAATTCTTCAATTAAAAATTTACTAAGGAATAGATCGGCTTCAGTCACGGGGCTACTATCTGGCTTTATCGTTATTTCCACAGATTTTGTATAAAACTCTGCTAAATGACGACCAGCTTGATACACAATATCTAAAAGAGATTGGTTCAATTGCTGCATTATCTACTCCTTCTTTAGTATAAATTTGGGGAATAGTGTGATTGTAAACTATTTTTTGCAAAAAATTAACTTATAAATAACTGCTGAATAACATCTCTACTTAATTGCTGACCTATTACCACAATACGTTCATCTGGCATTGATTCACAACCAGTAATGGTATATTGACTTTCCACTATATCAAATTTCATCCAAACATCTGCAATTTCAGCATAGCCTTTTACTCGTGCAATTTTTCCACATAGCCCTGTGGTAAGCCAAAATAATCTATCTGCAAGTTGGTCAATATTCTGAATATTATGAGACGAGAAACTGATATTTTCTAATGGATCGACTTTTGCATCTTCTTGACGAAAAAAACGATACTTTACTTTATTCTCTTTTTGTTGAATTTCAATACCTTTTTCTAATAGTGAATGCCAGTTTTCTTTATGCCAAGTGCTATAATGTGAATCAAAAAATTCCACATTATTTGTAAATTTTAATGAAGATCTTACCGCTTCAAAATCACTTTTTGAAAAAGTTTCTGATTTACTGACAACGACCGTACCTGCTGTATTAAGTTGATCTTGAAAATACTCAGGAAAATGTTGTTTACTCTCTTGATAGTGACGACCATCGACAATAGTAATCGGGGCAACAAGAGAAATATCCTCATAGACAATACGATTAAGCTGTTCAAGAATTTTACTTGGCATTGCCACACCACTTGGCTCAATCAATAAATAATCTGGGTTAAGGGTGTTTGCAATAGTGAGAACCGAATAACTAAAATCTAAATTTAACGAGCAACAGATACAGCCTTCGGTTAATTCCCAAACTTTCATATCTACGTCTTTATTTTGGCTTTGCTCTTGTTTTAGCAGTTCACCATCTAACCCTAATTCACCAAATTCATTTTCTAAAATCACGAACTGACGACCAGTCTGTTTAACCATATCTTTAATGAAAGAGGTTTTACCTGCACCTAAAAATCCTGAAATAACGAGTATTTTCATTTAATCACTTCTACATTCAACATAAATAATTAGGGCAGATATATCAATCCGCCCCTTATCATCAACATTCAATAATAAATTATAAAACAACTACTGGTTTAATCAGATCAGCTGGTTTATCTTTCATTAATAGCAATGCTTCTTCAACGTGTTCAAAGCCTTTGAATTTATGGGTTAATAATGGTTTAACATCTAATTTACCACATTCAATTAAGCTGGCTAATTTTTCAAGACGTAAACGTCCCCCTGGCATTAAACCACCATTGATTTGTTTATGACCCATACCTACACCCCAAGTTTCACGTGGAATATTAATGCTTGCACCACGACCTAAGTAGTTTACGTTACCGATTTTACCACCCGGTTTTAACACATTGATAATGGGTGCAAAAGTATCAACTGTACCACCAGCAATAATAGCTTTATCGACACCTTTACCATTCGTCATTTTCATTACTTGCTCATCAATTGGCTCGTGATAACCGATAAAATCAGTTGCACCATAACCTTTTGCAGCTTTTCTACAATTTTCACGAGTACCTACACAAATAATACGTGAAGCACCTCTTAATGCAGCTCCTGCTACAGCCATTAAACCAACTGGTCCAATACCTACAACTAATACTACATCACCAAACTGAACATCAGCAAGTTCAACACCGTGAAAACCTGTTGGCACCATATCTGATAACATACACGCTTCTTCTGGAGGAATTGAATCGGGTAAGTGAGCAAGGTTAGCATCCGCGTGGTTTACGTGGAATAATTCACCAAATACGCCATCTTTAAAGTTTGAGAATTTCCAACCTGAAAGCATTCCACCTGAGTGCATAGGGAAACCACCTTGTGCTTCCACTGTTCCCCAGTCTGGTGTAATAGCAGCAACCATTACACGATCACCTTTTTTAAAGTCTTTCACTAATTCACCGACTTCTTCTACCACACCACAGGCTTCGTGACCAAGAATCATATTCTCTCTTTCACCAATAGCACCTTCCCATACGGTATGGATATCTGAGCTACAAGGCGACACTGCCAAAGGGCGAACGATTGCATCCATAGGACCACATTTTGGTGCCTCTTTCTCAATCCAACCAGTTTCACCAATTTTTAACATTGCAAAACCTTTCATTTTAGTTCTCCTATAAAGTTAATATTAAAAATAATTACTAATACGAATTATACTCTTTTGGAAAACCAAATCACGTTTTTTTTACTCCATTTGGCGTAAAAATTTGGTTAAAAATGTTAATAATTTTTACTTTTTTAAATCGCTTTTTCAATAGCTTCTGCAATACGTTGAGAATTAACACCACCTTTCGCACAGCGTTTTTCTAAACAAGACTCAATAGAAAGAATAGGATAGACATCATCAGCAATCACGGTATGAAATTGTTGAAATTCATCAAGGGTTAATTCCTCTAATGCTTTTGCATTTTTTATAGCATAAACCACCGCTTCTCCAACAATATGGTGAGCCTCACGGAAAGGAATACCTTTGGCGACTAAATAATCCGCTAATTCTGTGGCATTGGCATAGCCTTGTTTTGCTGCTTCTAATGTTCGTTCAGTATTTATTTTAATATCATCCAACACTAACGTTGCCATATCTAAACAAGCAAGCCACGTATCAACAGTATCAAAAATACCCTCTTTATCTTCCTGCATATCTTTATTATAAGCAAGAGGCAACCCTTTAATTGTTGTTAACAACCCTGTTAATGCTCCAATAACTCGCCCTGTTTTACCACGAATAAGCTCGCAAGCATCAGGATTTTTCTTTTGTGGCATAAGTGAAGAGCCTGAAGTGACACGATCCGCCAATTCAATAAAATTGGCTTCACCGCTGTTAAAAATAATTAAATCTTCTGAAAAACGTGAAAGGTGTACCATACTAATAGAGGCAACAGCAAGTAATTCTAAAATATGATCACGATCCGATACACTGTCTAAACTATTATTTGTTGCACTTGCAAAGCCTAAATCCTGTGCCAATTTTTCACGATCAATCGGATACGCAGTCCCCGCCAATGCTCCACAACCTAACGGGCAAGTATTCATTCTATTATAAGCATCTTCTAAACGAGAATAATCACGTGCCAACATTTCATAATAGGCTAAACACCAATGAGCAAAAGTCACAGGCTGGGCACGTTGTAAATGGGTATAACCCGGCATTACTGCATTTTGATGATTTTTTGCAGTTGTGACTAATTTTTGTTGTAAACCACGAATGCTATGTTGCAATAATTTAACTTGAGCTTTGCACCATAATTTAATATCTAACGCCACTTGGTCATTACGGCTTCGTCCTGTATGCAATTTTTTACCCAAATCACCTAATTTTTCAATCAGTTTTAACTCTACCCAACTATGAATATCTTCATTATCATCTTGTAAAATCACCTTCAAATTTGGTGCTAATTCAGTGTGTAATTCTTGTAGTGCTTGAATTAATTTCTGTTCTTCCTCTTTGGTAATAATGCCCACTGATGCAATCGCCTTTGCCCAACCAATCGAGCCTTCAATATCTTGCAACCCTAAACGATAATCAAAACACAAAGAATCATTAAAAAGTTTAAACCGTTGATCTGCTGATTCACTAAAACGTCCACCCCAAAGTGCCATAATTTTTCCTTTATTTTTTATTAAATTAATTTAAAAGCAAATTTTTATATAGTTGCTTTTCTTTTTAGTCAATTACAATATTACATTATTTTTTTATCAAATAAAGTAGTAAAATCTTAACAAGATCATACCGCCTACAAGTTTAGTATTTACCCAAAAAACTCACCATTTTCACAGTAATTATCTCCTGTTAGAGGGAAGAAAATTATAGTGCAGTCTTTGTTATTGTTAATACGTTTAATCAATTTAGTCAGAAAATCAGCCGTCTGCTTTTTCACTTCTTCGCCTCGATCAAACCAATAAAGCTCAATAAAAGTAAAGCCTTCAACGATTTTTCCATCAAAAATATACTCGGTTGGATAATGCTCTAAGGTAAACCAATCACGATCGCAACCAATGATTTCCGTTAAACCATCAATGATTTCTTTGCTGTTTTCAACAATTAAATTTTTCTCAATTCCACGAATTTTTAAATGTGGCATCGTTTTGCTCCTTTGGGATTTTATAAAATAGTTCCGTCATTATATTTCAAATTTGCCTATTTCTTAATACATTTAGTGAATATTTTCTTCAAAGGCTTTTAAACGTTTTCTGATCGACATTAACTCAACGACCGATCCCCACGAATAAACAAAGAATTGGAATGAACCTTCCACTTGATTAAATGCACGAGTAATTTGTTTAAATACACCTAATGTAATCACACCCGCCACAATAGTTGGAGCAAGCACGATGTAAGGTACCATTACATCAAACTGAATATACGACCATTTCGCCATATCAAAATAAAAATAATTCCAATATAGTTTAAAATAGTTCTTACGCACATCTTTATATAAATTTTTAACGGTAACAGGATCTGCTCGATTAGGATCGTCTTCGCCATAAACCAATTCTTTACGATAAGCAGCTTCCACTTTTTGATTATTAAACTCTAAACCCGGTAATTTAATACCGACTAACGCAAGCAATAGCGTTCCGCCCAGAGAAAATAAAATCGCCACATAAATCAAACCGTGACTGACTTCACCAATTAGAGGGTAAGTTGTGATTTTTTTGCTTAATTCCCAAAGTAATGGAAGAAAAGCGAACAGTGTCATTAAAGAGTTGATAAAACTAATGCCGAGTGATTCAACAATTTTAGCAAAACGCATCGTATCTTCTTGAATACGCTGTGAAGCCCCTTCAATATGGCGTAATTTATCCCAATGAGACATATAATAATCATTCATTGCAGTACGCCAACGGAATACGTAATGTCTGGTAATAAATTCTACTACCACAGAAAAAATAATATAAATACCAGCAATTTTAATGTAGGAAAATATTTCGAGCATTACATCAGATAATGGTACTGAATTGGGTTTAGTTAGCACATCTTGAATAGTATCAAAAAACTCTCCATACCATTCATTTATCAATACTTGAACGCTAACTTGATACCAACTTGCCGCCAATAAAAAAATACTTCCTAGAACAGACCAAGGTAAATATTT comes from the Pasteurella atlantica genome and includes:
- a CDS encoding type II toxin-antitoxin system RelE/ParE family toxin, with the protein product MTKDFQRDFKKLGAKKCLTPEFIEVMYLLQHSYPLPVEYRDHALSGNMDGFRDCHIFNDLVLIYKIDDDYLYLSRIGTHSQVFK
- a CDS encoding type II toxin-antitoxin system RelB/DinJ family antitoxin, with the protein product MATVNNSAFSFRVPESIKNQAFDVIAQYGLTPSQVMNMFLNEIAHTKTIPVNLDYHQPNARTLRSIQDIENGDFEMVDVRDDETLTDALLRQCKG
- the pgl gene encoding 6-phosphogluconolactonase yields the protein MNKIIFDSAQQAVEKIAQEFKAYSEQGEPVHISLSGGSTPKLLFKILAQPPYNTAINWKNLHFWWGDERMVEPTDPESNYGEVQALLFDHIDIPTENIHRIQGEQEVQAELIRFEQEIKDCVPNQKFDWIILGMGTDGHTASLFPNQTDFDDERLVIIAEHPETKQLRISKTAKLIEKAKRVTYLVTGQSKAVIIKQIFANDPKAQSYPAARIKASNGNTEWYLDKEAGELLL
- the zwf gene encoding glucose-6-phosphate dehydrogenase; translation: MKADNNCIVIFGASGDLTYRKLIPALYDLYKVGQLTENFSVLGVARSDFCDETFREKMYGALIEAGHTSGEMLDNFCKHLYYQSVNTSDVIDYGKLIPRLDDLHQRYQTEGNTLYYLSTPPSLYGIIPECLAAHGLNTEQNGWKRLIVEKPFGYDIHTAKELDIQIHHYFEEHQIYRIDHYLGKETVQNLLVLRFSNGLFEPLWNRNFIDYIEITGAETIGVGDRGGYYDGSGAMRDMFQNHLLQVLAMVAMEPPAIINANSMRDEVAKVLHCLHPLSEEAVKHNLVLGQYTRAEINGKQVKGYLEEKGVPADSNTETYMALRCEIDNWRWAGVPFYVRSGKMLPARVTEVVIHFKTTPHPVFSQNAPDNKLIIRIQPDEGVSMRFGLKKPGSGFESKEVSMDFRYADLASPNLLTAYERLLLDAMKGDATLFARTDAVHACWKFVEPILAYKKAGGRVYDYEAGTWGPKEADRLIAKEGKVWRRPSGKMKKKV
- the cysQ gene encoding 3'(2'),5'-bisphosphate nucleotidase CysQ, with the protein product MQQLNQSLLDIVYQAGRHLAEFYTKSVEITIKPDSSPVTEADLFLSKFLIEELSKLTPNIPILSEENCQYPLSEREKWNEYWIVDPLDGTQQFIDRTDHFSIMIALVRHNKPVLGIIHAPILDKTYYAMENQGAFLIEKGEAHRLEKNCKKLERSDRLIIAVGSGKHTKIKNSIQHPFEFLRCGSSSLKAGLVAEGKADCYISFGKTGEWDTAAAEVILSEVGGEIYNLNFEPLTYNQRETLINPPFLMVGNKKINWQKMYQFNS
- a CDS encoding CobW family GTP-binding protein; its protein translation is MKILVISGFLGAGKTSFIKDMVKQTGRQFVILENEFGELGLDGELLKQEQSQNKDVDMKVWELTEGCICCSLNLDFSYSVLTIANTLNPDYLLIEPSGVAMPSKILEQLNRIVYEDISLVAPITIVDGRHYQESKQHFPEYFQDQLNTAGTVVVSKSETFSKSDFEAVRSSLKFTNNVEFFDSHYSTWHKENWHSLLEKGIEIQQKENKVKYRFFRQEDAKVDPLENISFSSHNIQNIDQLADRLFWLTTGLCGKIARVKGYAEIADVWMKFDIVESQYTITGCESMPDERIVVIGQQLSRDVIQQLFIS
- a CDS encoding NAD(P)-dependent alcohol dehydrogenase codes for the protein MKGFAMLKIGETGWIEKEAPKCGPMDAIVRPLAVSPCSSDIHTVWEGAIGERENMILGHEACGVVEEVGELVKDFKKGDRVMVAAITPDWGTVEAQGGFPMHSGGMLSGWKFSNFKDGVFGELFHVNHADANLAHLPDSIPPEEACMLSDMVPTGFHGVELADVQFGDVVLVVGIGPVGLMAVAGAALRGASRIICVGTRENCRKAAKGYGATDFIGYHEPIDEQVMKMTNGKGVDKAIIAGGTVDTFAPIINVLKPGGKIGNVNYLGRGASINIPRETWGVGMGHKQINGGLMPGGRLRLEKLASLIECGKLDVKPLLTHKFKGFEHVEEALLLMKDKPADLIKPVVVL
- the argH gene encoding argininosuccinate lyase, which produces MALWGGRFSESADQRFKLFNDSLCFDYRLGLQDIEGSIGWAKAIASVGIITKEEEQKLIQALQELHTELAPNLKVILQDDNEDIHSWVELKLIEKLGDLGKKLHTGRSRNDQVALDIKLWCKAQVKLLQHSIRGLQQKLVTTAKNHQNAVMPGYTHLQRAQPVTFAHWCLAYYEMLARDYSRLEDAYNRMNTCPLGCGALAGTAYPIDREKLAQDLGFASATNNSLDSVSDRDHILELLAVASISMVHLSRFSEDLIIFNSGEANFIELADRVTSGSSLMPQKKNPDACELIRGKTGRVIGALTGLLTTIKGLPLAYNKDMQEDKEGIFDTVDTWLACLDMATLVLDDIKINTERTLEAAKQGYANATELADYLVAKGIPFREAHHIVGEAVVYAIKNAKALEELTLDEFQQFHTVIADDVYPILSIESCLEKRCAKGGVNSQRIAEAIEKAI
- a CDS encoding DUF1904 domain-containing protein, giving the protein MPHLKIRGIEKNLIVENSKEIIDGLTEIIGCDRDWFTLEHYPTEYIFDGKIVEGFTFIELYWFDRGEEVKKQTADFLTKLIKRINNNKDCTIIFFPLTGDNYCENGEFFG
- a CDS encoding putative transporter, encoding MFKSFFLDKKYLPWSVLGSIFLLAASWYQVSVQVLINEWYGEFFDTIQDVLTKPNSVPLSDVMLEIFSYIKIAGIYIIFSVVVEFITRHYVFRWRTAMNDYYMSHWDKLRHIEGASQRIQEDTMRFAKIVESLGISFINSLMTLFAFLPLLWELSKKITTYPLIGEVSHGLIYVAILFSLGGTLLLALVGIKLPGLEFNNQKVEAAYRKELVYGEDDPNRADPVTVKNLYKDVRKNYFKLYWNYFYFDMAKWSYIQFDVMVPYIVLAPTIVAGVITLGVFKQITRAFNQVEGSFQFFVYSWGSVVELMSIRKRLKAFEENIH